A segment of the Siphonobacter curvatus genome:
GTACGGTTTTAGCGGCTGTTCAACACGCCGAGGTCATTGCCCATCGCGTGGGCGAACCGGCGGGAACACTCGTGTTGGCTGTAGCGATCACCATTATTGAAGTGGGATTGATTGTGTCGCTTATGATTGCCGGCGGCTCGGACTCGGGGGCATTGGCGAGAGACACGGTTTTTGCCGCGATCATGATTATTCTAACCGGAATCGTTGGGTTATGTCTGTTGGTAGGCGGGGTTAAGTATCAGGAACAACAGTTTGGCCGCTATGGGGTTAGTACGGCACTTGTTACGTTATCGGCCATTTCGATCTTAACTCTGGTTTTACCCAATTTCACCATCAGTATTCCAGGCCCCTTTTATAATAATAGCCAGCTGATGTTCGTAGCGGTTATTTCGCTGGTGTTATACGGTACATTTGTGCTGGTACAAACGGTGCGACATCGGGGGTATTTTCTGCCGGAAGACGTAGAACATATGGTAGAAGAACCCGTGGAAGAACCTTCCGGAGCTACGGCTCTGGCTAGCGTTGTACTGCTATTGGCTTGTTTGGCTGCGGTTGTTTTCATTGCGAAATTACTAGCCCCTACCATTGAGCAAGGCGTGGTTCACCTGGGAGCCCCCGAATCCGTTGTTGGGGTGATCGTCGCTTCCATTATTCTGTTGCCGGAAGGGCTAGCTGCGTATCGGGCCGCCCGAAGAAATAAGTTACAAACGAGCCTGAACCTGGCCCTGGGGTCCGCATTAGCCAGTATCGGTCTGACGATTCCTGCCGTTGCCATCGTGGCCATGAGTACGGGTTTGACGATTACGCTGGGGATTGACATGAAATCAACCGTACTACTTATCCTGGCCCTTTTTACGGTCACCTTATCCTTCGGAACGGGGCGTACGACCATCATGCAGGGGGTGGTTTTACTGGTTCTTTTCGCTGTCTATCTGTTTACGACGATTGTGCCCTGAGAAAGATTAAAGCAGTACTCAGTTTAGTAATATGATTAAAAACAAATAGGCCCGCGACGAAATCGCGGGCCTATTTGCTTGTCAGACTTCAACCATTCATGAATGGTAGCACCATTCAATTAATGCGAATGCCCATGCTCACTGTTATTCATCACCGAGAGCAAATCATACGCCCCTTTCACTACAATGGTATTCGGTTTAACGGCCTCCGGTAGTTTTACTTCCACGAAGCCATTTTGTGTCAGTCCGGTTTGAATTTCCAGACGTTTAAAAGGATAATGCGTACCGCCTTCT
Coding sequences within it:
- a CDS encoding calcium:proton antiporter, translated to MLSNLRLPVWTMLSPVVAWALYFGETLGFGLWYDLLLAVALISTVLAAVQHAEVIAHRVGEPAGTLVLAVAITIIEVGLIVSLMIAGGSDSGALARDTVFAAIMIILTGIVGLCLLVGGVKYQEQQFGRYGVSTALVTLSAISILTLVLPNFTISIPGPFYNNSQLMFVAVISLVLYGTFVLVQTVRHRGYFLPEDVEHMVEEPVEEPSGATALASVVLLLACLAAVVFIAKLLAPTIEQGVVHLGAPESVVGVIVASIILLPEGLAAYRAARRNKLQTSLNLALGSALASIGLTIPAVAIVAMSTGLTITLGIDMKSTVLLILALFTVTLSFGTGRTTIMQGVVLLVLFAVYLFTTIVP